GTCGGAATCTGGGTTGACCGTCAAATGACAGGTGTCAAATTATACATCTGACACCGGATCCAGAATAGGCTCAAAAGGAAAGAGCGGGAACCTTGGGCTTATGCGTGAACGGAAGCCATTGGCTCGTTCACTTAATTAGGAACACAGAAACGAGAAACACGTCGAAATCCTCACCGAAGATTTGAAGTAGTTCGGAGTACTGTGAGTGTGCGGAGTGTCCGCCCAAGTGAGCCGAGGAAAAGGGAGGAACCGTGGCCAGAATCAAGTGAGTTAAGTTTTGACACTTCCGTCCTGTGTAACGTTGCGAAGTGCCCGTTGAAATCCCCAACCGTCCTAGCAACATACTAAAAATCCTGCGCCAAAACTGTGGTTCCGCATGTCGTCCCATCCTTCAAAGGTTTCTACGCGCTTGGCTGCtgccatcaattttgtatggagttGGATTATTCAGCCGAGGCGGAGACAAGGTGACCAAAATTCTTGAACCTGCCTACAACCAAGGAGTTCGTACCATAAGCGCAGCCTTCCGATCTAGCCCTATCATCTCTCTAATGGCTGAATGTGGATTACAACCTTTCGAAAATGTCATAACCCAGGCTCTTACGGCAAAAACAATCCGATGGTTGTCATACAACCGACCTAGCAACGCACCTATGGTTGTTAGGACTTGAGACTCTCTGCAACAACTTTTTTCTATCGCTCTACCAAATATATGTGCCCGTTTCGACCCTCGTCTACGCCCCTGGAATAGCAAAAAACCCAAGATCGATTTAAGTCTACTTATAATGCCGATAAGCTTCGGGGGCATATGTTGCCCTGCAACAGGTTGTAGGATGGACGATTCCATAGCTGGAAAGCAGCTGAAACTACAAACTTAAAACATGCGTAGTAGATCGCGAAGGTATGCAGGTACGATCGACACTTGGCAAGCCGATAAAGTCGGGGCAAAGAAAAGTTTGATAGCGGCCTTGAACCGCAGTAAAGAGCACTACATAAGAGCAAATTTGTTTATATATGGACAATACATCTCATCCActagtttatttaaaatcatgaaaaagtcCAAACtacttccattgcacacactgtgtgcaatcggtcttatagcctcggaaagtcattgcacacacggtgtgcaatccgtTTGAGTGTATTAAGTGATTCTTCCCGTGAACTTCCAAAACTTTCGAGACCGATTATGCATCTCTAGTAGGGTCCCGCTACCACTGCATTGGCGAGTTTCAGTATTTTCAATCACATGCAGTTTTGAGCTTTATATAGAACACCGGTCAGGTATGTATGAATAACAAAACATCACTTACCTTTTCACTATCGGTAGTGTTGCCGGAACCGAAGCTAGCTAGAGAGCTACCATCCTGGTCGTTATCGTTCAAGGTGTCATCGATATCCTTGGACAGTCGCTGACCAAGCTGCTTGGCACCAACCTTGGCCGGGGATTTCAATAGCGAGAACGAGGTACCCGAGAAGTAAGTTTCCTGGATAACTTCCCGCAACCGTTTGACCCACATCTGTTTAGTCTCAAGGCTGGTAGCCTTCAGCACGATACGATAGTCGGACAGCATCGGTGCTCGGCCGGTCCAGATCGCAAATTTGCATTCATCACCTTCGATGTGTTCTGTCACGCCAAAATCTAAGAATAAGAAGGCAAAATTTAGTCACATTGTAATAAAAATCCTTTATGATTTCATCTTACCGGAAGTGAGCAATTTGCTTTTGTAAATATATTTGACCGTTCCGTTTGTATCTTTTACTTCTTTCGAGAAAAGGATGTACAGCTCGAAAAGGAACACATGACGTTCGCGTCCcttttttatgagaatttgtttattatcccACACGAGAAACGAATCCTGCAGAACAACGTCTCCAAGATTATCCAGTGGAACGTCGCAACCTTCGAGCAACGACAGATGCATCACGTCGTTGGCTTTCTTCGGAACATTCAACATCACTTCGAGACCGTCCTTGATTTCACCTTGGCCTTCGTCACAGCAGGACTGGAGATCTTTGAGTAACAACTGGTACTTGGTTATTCGTTGCACCGGTTTTATCAGGAACGCTGGCAGCGAGTGTTCTAGTTTATGTTTTCGTTGCACTTCATCAAAATAGGTTCCACCGAACTGGACCATATAATCGTTTGATTGGGGTTTGTTTTGACAGTAGAATACGTACATGTCGAACTTGGCGGCCCAAGTTACGAAACAATGGCCCACATCCTCGGGCatagtttcatatttttcgagctctctgagaaatattttttcatgaaactggTAGATATCTTCGATGTTGCTGAACAAGATGTGTTCTTTGCCGAGCAGGTTTGGCGGAACACCAACACCACTTTTAAGCTCTGTAACAAAAACTTTGATACATGTTTCGAGATCTTTAACGTATGTTCTTTCCGTTTGCAAGAGCTCAGCCATGATGAACTCTTTCTTGCGGGCGGACTTTCGTTTCTCCTCATTCATTTCTTTGGGTACACCGACAGATCCGGATGCAGAGGCAGCAGCATTAAGCTTGGTTTCCAGTGACGGATCTGAATGGCGATATTCGAGTACGGATGCATTTCCGGTGGTAGAAGATGCCGACGAGATACCACTTGTAGAGGATGTCGTTGTAGACACAGAAGTCGTTGAAGAGGAAATGGATTTACAGCTAAGGCTACTGTTGCTACTGTTACTACTACTACTATTATTGTCATCTTGTTGTTGTATACCAGGTAGGCCTAAAGATTTCTCCAGATTTGTTCTATAAAGTTCCATGCGACTGCTGAAGTCCTTGTAACGGTTGTCCACCGTTGCAACCCATTGTTTGATCGAACTGGCGTGTGCATGGCCTTTCTCCACCAGGGAGTCGGCCAGCTGAATGAGCAGTTTCACGCGTTCCCGCGTTTCCTTCGCTGTTCCCTTGAATTCATTGTGCTCTTTTAAAAGCACTTCTGTTTCTTCCCGGGTACTACATAGCTTGTTATTTCTTGATGACAAGTAAGCCTCCCCGGTGTCATGGATCCATTCGATGGCTTGTTTGGCCGATCGTTCGAATAACACAAATTGTTGGCATTGATCTAAACGCTTTTTACGCTGGGTCCAATATTCCAGCACCTGCGTCTCCTGAGTCAACAGTTTGTCCAAAATAGACTTCACTCGCGATTCACTATTCACTGTTGTTTTGATGTGATAAAACTGCAACGATCTAGCTGCATACTTAAGGAATGTTTCGGCTGTACGTCGGGCAAGCGTACACGCTTTCAGGAATGCTTCCTTCTGCTCTTGGTGTTTCGAAATCAGTTGCACTATTTGTTGCCCTTTGTCCGAGGAACCGCCACCGCCACACCAATCCTCCTCTCGTCGATACTCTTTCTCCAGACTGTCCAGCACACTGCACACTTGCTCTGCcgttttgaaaaagttcaacGAAGCCGTTACGAGTTTGTGGCGCTCCTCCGCACAGGTGACTAGTTTTTGCCATTTCTTCGTGACTTCGTCGGCAATGTCTTTGATACTTTGTGGATCATAGTGGTTGGCGTTCATGAGAGCGTCGGCACGATACTTGACCTGTACCGCTGATGTGTGGGTCCTTTCGATTGCGACCTGCGGATAAATATAAAAAGATCAGTCAATaaaatgattcattttgatggaattttcatAAAAGTAGAAATGGGATCAAATGGAAAGAAGGAACGTTTTagcgttttaaaaaaatttcctttgttTACCAGATAGTCAGGTACCTACATAATATGTAAGTCAAATCATcagtaaaatcttaaaatgatgaattttttgaaGTGTTTAATTTCCTGACTTATCTGAGTGctcgaaaaaataatgatatttttttcgttcaaagGGTTTCCTTTTTAATATAATCTCGAAAataaacaactattttgaaaagtaatcTTCTTAAGTTTTATTCctagctatttaaaaaaaacgttcgtCATGCCCCTTTAGTtgaaaaacactactttttcaaGTCATTCCGAATTAGTTATTCTATACAATTCCTAACAGTCCCAACACAAAAGTCAAGCTCCTTATGCGATAATGTTCGATCGCCAACTGACTCTAGTCACCTAAGCGAGCATCTTCGGTTCTTATAAACTAAGCCTTTGAATAAAAACTATATCTCTACTTCAATATAATGGTTTGATATAAAAAACGATCTTTAACATATCCTAGGAACACATACCTGAAATTGTTCATGCTCCTTCCGAAGTTGCTCGGCCTCCTGATAGCTATTCGGAATCGAGAAATTGGCCATCAACATAGCTTCTCCGTTGCGAATCCACGAAATAACCTGGTTGGCGTCATTCTGAAAGTGACATAGCTGCATTGATTGTTCCAACTTGATTCTTTTAGCTTCGGCCAAATCTTCCAGATCCAATTCCCGGTCATGCAAGAATTCCAAAAGATATTGAACTCTCGTTTGAGCAGTCGTGTGTGGATCAGCCATAATAAGTACTCCAGATGATTCAAACAACTGCATCAATTCCTGACCGGTATTGATAATCTGATAGGTCGTGGTTTGCATTTGGCTGACGGACTCATTGTGAAGGCGTAGAACTTGCTccgttttttgaaaatctcgGGAAACGTCTGTGTGTTGCAGTTCTTCGGCCCACATTTCTAGCTGAGAGCAAACCTCCAAAGCATCACGCTCAAACATTCGTAGCCGCAGGTACATGTCCACTTTCATTTTCCTTGTTTGCCATAGAGTTTCCATTTCGATACGGTTCTTCTGTATCCTTTCGAGAGCATTTTGTACCGCTGTGAGCGACCCTGAAGAATCTTCTTCCTCTATTGTACGTAGCTCTTGTTGCAAAGCTTCACCCTGAGCGATGGCTTGCATACAGGTTTTCAGAGTATTTTCTTCCTGTTCCTTGCACTGTTCCAGCATCCTTTCAGTACCTTCCAGATGTTCGTTAGCAAGTTCCATTGATTCTTCGTTAGCAACTTCTGCATGTAGTTGCTCAAGCCATGCCGATATTTCTTTTTCGTTGGTGTAGAAAACGACAGCCAATTCAAGCCTTCTACGCCTCTGATCCACTCTCTCGGCAAAGGAAGCAACGTTAGTTTCCAACTCTCGAACAACAGAAAATATCTCTTGTGGGGCAACCTCACCCGACCGGGCAAGTTCTTCTGCAGCTGCCAGGAGTTTCTCCGCGTTACGGTACGTGTTTTGAGCAACGTTTTCGAAGTGTTCATGACTTGTCTGGTATATTCGAgctttttgtaaacttttgccAATGCCACGATTCTTCCGCAGAAAAACATCGCCATGATTTTGCAACCAGTCGAGCACTTGCTTGACGTCTTCCTGGAACAACCTAAGGGCCAGCTTCTGGTGCAACCGCAATTTACCCGCATGCCATTTGCTCTCCAGGGCTCGATGATGTCCCAAAATTTGGTGTATAACAGCTAGAACATGAGACGCCCCTTCACTGTAATCAGCTGCCGGATTTCCTCCGTTGAATCGAGTATTGTCCTAAAAGGCAAAAGAGATTGTAAAAACTCTGTAAATCTGtagattaataataaaacaattacattttttctggTATTAACTGCCGGAGGTTGATTGCATACTTGTACCAGATGGTCAAGCTGGTAAAGTAGCTTTTTGCTGGTGGAATGCACTTCCGTGTAGGCCTGGCACATCGCCTCGTAGAGCGACTGGTGGGTCCGGATAGCCGTTTCCAGACTCTCAACGTTGGTGGGTGTTGGAATTGTAGCTTCACATGCCGCCGCCCAGCTGCTCACACTTTCGGTGTACTGTTCAGCCTTATGATGGAACACAACCGAGAGCGATAGAACAGCCGTTCGCTCGTCCAGGGCCGTCACGAAGTCCTTCCAAGTTTTGTCCAGTCTGGTCGCTAGAGTGCGAATATGCTGGGCGGCATAATGGCTACTCTCGATCAGCTTTCCGGCCACCGCCAATATCCTGTTAATGTTGAACGATACATTGCGTGATGTCATGGCAAATCGCTGGTGCTCTTCCTGGAGATTTTTGGCAAGGACATAGTTATGACCAATCTCGACATAAGTCTCTTGGAAGACGTCCCGGTTATGTAGGATCCAGTCGAACATTTTTTCGCAATCTTGCTCGAAAAGTCGCAACTGGAAGCACTGGTCCAAGGTAGTCTTCCTATGTTGCCACATGTTGAGCAGTTGCTGCTGGGCATTCCGGACAGTCTCAAGCTGCTGCAGAACCTGTAACGAACAAATACTGATCAGCAACCTATTCACAGCATGCGAGCATTGTAAATCTATTGTAAACTAGCACCTAATTTTCCCCCAAATAATCAACCGATGAACGAATTTAATAGCCCATATCGTGTGCGGGCAAAGGTgtacaactgtttttttttcctttctgttGCTGCTTTATTTTGGTCGGCTTACAACATTCGGCAACGACCGTCAAATAGCCCATCCATATACCTATACGTACATAATTGAATCACTTGCACTTTCGTCTGAAACCCCCGGCAAATGGAAATTGATAGGTGTAGAATGAGAGATGTGTGCTGGCTGGGTGCCTCCCTGTTTGCCTGCCTGGCTCTTCGTTGGCCGTTATTTTTGGCGGTCCGTGAGATTGAGGGCGGAACGCGTTtcttttgttttcgatttttcaacaGACGATAATTTGCAAATTGTTATGTAAGCAATGAATTGATATAACAATAATTTAACCTCAAATTATACGATTATTCTTTGAGCTATTTTCTATGAGTAGGTAATTTGGCTAAAGATTATTGCAGCCAAAGTATTcaccggtgtttttttttttaattggaagcTCGTGGAACACTTGAACAAATCTTCGATGATGAAAGGCCATTCCATCTAATCTTCTTAATTCctacttatttcaaaattaattaatcaTATTATCAAACATCGTGATGACAGGTTTGAAATTAATgagaagaattttgaaagaaattaatTAAAGGTTGATACTTTAAATTTTGCGTTATACAACCAGAGTTCTCAATCAAtacttttatagtttttttcgaTCACATTGCGCGCTATACTACACCCTCAAATGCGATTATGAAGTCAATGAATCCAGGGTTGTTACTAGAAATTGAAAtgtagattttttgttcaaatcgaAGTCTAttaccgtatttttttcatctggaggcaaactagaggcaacctaggttcgctctaactgctgtcatcgtgctcatttattgctcgagaggcaacctaggttcgctcgaaaaagggacggagtcgccctgagaaaaaagtcagttttgcgagaagttcaccaatactctcaacgttgttgtcaaaacattaaacagctgtttttggctgaaagcaaaacagttgaaataatgaacaggcaaatgattattgccgcgattttgaacctctgagccaagcaaaatcgtactatctgctgtccagtgcaatccggacacgaaaaacggcaatccggatgtgaagaaccgaatgaagaaatccagaagggagaacaaaatgacagctgcatgtaaacattgcgctcgttctcacgcacacctacgtatggaataactcgaaacccgaaactcgttttttttattctgacggttccagagtcaaatccggaatcaaaaaaaaatacgccatatgAATTTGGCTTCAACAGAACATAATCCAAGTTACAAAAAGTTCCATAGAACGGATTTTCAAAGCTTACTCAGACTTTCCGAGGCTTAGTCTAAATATACTACTCAGTTAGCCGATTTGCGTTGATTGCTTTGCATTCTGCGTTCCAACAGAGAAGCAAAGCCTTGGTCTGGCATACTGGGGCGTTGAGTTTCACTACGTTTTagaggagataagggcataatggccactttAAGGAGGACTCTTATTCTACCATAGAAAACAGcaataatatgtgagttacattaCTGTTTCATCGTATTCAAACACTAAAGTAGTTTACTTCCTAGCTGACCGcaacttgaagaaaaaaatcaaaactttttttttatcgggaGCTGGAatcacatctgcatcagccgaaaccgaagccttcttgatgtccgcaacaaacgaagcgcagacattggaTCTGACCATCActtcgtccttggcgagatacgactgagagttgcgcgtgtccaacggcggaggagaaagtcgggtgtcgatacgacgtctgCCGGTTGGAGAAACCAGAGATGAAAAGgacatacgttgaacagctagaatcccgagcctcggaatagCCGAGatacggaacagtcgaagaacaatggtgtggaatcaagaaggCCTTCTTCACGACGAGCCGTGgcactctcggtaaagtttgtggaagaagtgaatggatgtcggatgaaacttggaggatggtcgatgatcgtaGAAAAGCGAAAGTCGGAaatgagcaggcatgtaccgggttagccaaagcagccgctgcttacgatatgcggagctggaaaaagcagttaaacgagcttgtagacgatacaagagagcctggacaaactccctagccgaagagggagaaagagccgcctcCAAtgaagatatccgattactttatgacatttctcgccgcctcagtggtgcaaggactaatgcaaggatgccgctaaaagaccgagcaggttaGTTATTGActgatcgaacagatcagctcaaacgatggacaaCTCtttcgagtcacgaatagcgatggccaacagaacccgcagctggTAGCGCCAACTGTAAGTcccataaatggcgtcaactcggaagcgtcTTCGCTGaatgaaatagaagcggcaatcaaaaatatgaaatccaacacctgggatcgattgcatccctgctgataggctgaaagccgaccctgccttgtcagcacaaatgttgtaccgtcttttcactgacatctgggatactgcaacattcccggccaaCTGGATGCAGAGTATCCTCGTAAATGTCCCGAAGAAacgagacctgacagagtgcgataactggcgaggcataacgttgatctgtacaaccctcaaagtactcccttaaagtgatcctgaacaggatccaggagaacatcgacgctacactccgagaACAACCAGCTGGAtttcgatccggacgatcatgtgtggaccacatcactaCGCTACTAATCATACTGgaaaaaatcaacgaattccaggactctcttctgcattcgaccgacttaaccacgaaaacatctgggcgg
This sequence is a window from Uranotaenia lowii strain MFRU-FL chromosome 3, ASM2978415v1, whole genome shotgun sequence. Protein-coding genes within it:
- the LOC129757320 gene encoding triple functional domain protein encodes the protein MDGVRALDILPLLQERFALLSGGRDNRGGPIICFPATTKRERVKPEDIKRVVSYFIGIPSDESKTHGFTIIIDMRGNSNTAASAKMILKVLQENFGSDIIHQAVIIKPDNFWQKQRSSIASSKYKFETTTISIQSLNKVVEPSQLTSDFDGFLHYDHNLWIDLRVAFEDFLWQASDILDRIDDLQEDLQHSDFPEDVNSAKHSSENHNEMKRKILKLPIEDLDLQGQKLLGKFTSYTNRNDESCHSTSSPSKCHNPDISSALNQVLQQLETVRNAQQQLLNMWQHRKTTLDQCFQLRLFEQDCEKMFDWILHNRDVFQETYVEIGHNYVLAKNLQEEHQRFAMTSRNVSFNINRILAVAGKLIESSHYAAQHIRTLATRLDKTWKDFVTALDERTAVLSLSVVFHHKAEQYTESVSSWAAACEATIPTPTNVESLETAIRTHQSLYEAMCQAYTEVHSTSKKLLYQLDHLVQVCNQPPAVNTRKNDNTRFNGGNPAADYSEGASHVLAVIHQILGHHRALESKWHAGKLRLHQKLALRLFQEDVKQVLDWLQNHGDVFLRKNRGIGKSLQKARIYQTSHEHFENVAQNTYRNAEKLLAAAEELARSGEVAPQEIFSVVRELETNVASFAERVDQRRRRLELAVVFYTNEKEISAWLEQLHAEVANEESMELANEHLEGTERMLEQCKEQEENTLKTCMQAIAQGEALQQELRTIEEEDSSGSLTAVQNALERIQKNRIEMETLWQTRKMKVDMYLRLRMFERDALEVCSQLEMWAEELQHTDVSRDFQKTEQVLRLHNESVSQMQTTTYQIINTGQELMQLFESSGVLIMADPHTTAQTRVQYLLEFLHDRELDLEDLAEAKRIKLEQSMQLCHFQNDANQVISWIRNGEAMLMANFSIPNSYQEAEQLRKEHEQFQVAIERTHTSAVQVKYRADALMNANHYDPQSIKDIADEVTKKWQKLVTCAEERHKLVTASLNFFKTAEQVCSVLDSLEKEYRREEDWCGGGGSSDKGQQIVQLISKHQEQKEAFLKACTLARRTAETFLKYAARSLQFYHIKTTVNSESRVKSILDKLLTQETQVLEYWTQRKKRLDQCQQFVLFERSAKQAIEWIHDTGEAYLSSRNNKLCSTREETEVLLKEHNEFKGTAKETRERVKLLIQLADSLVEKGHAHASSIKQWVATVDNRYKDFSSRMELYRTNLEKSLGLPGIQQQDDNNSSSSNSSNSSLSCKSISSSTTSVSTTTSSTSGISSASSTTGNASVLEYRHSDPSLETKLNAAASASGSVGVPKEMNEEKRKSARKKEFIMAELLQTERTYVKDLETCIKVFVTELKSGVGVPPNLLGKEHILFSNIEDIYQFHEKIFLRELEKYETMPEDVGHCFVTWAAKFDMYVFYCQNKPQSNDYMVQFGGTYFDEVQRKHKLEHSLPAFLIKPVQRITKYQLLLKDLQSCCDEGQGEIKDGLEVMLNVPKKANDVMHLSLLEGCDVPLDNLGDVVLQDSFLVWDNKQILIKKGRERHVFLFELYILFSKEVKDTNGTVKYIYKSKLLTSDFGVTEHIEGDECKFAIWTGRAPMLSDYRIVLKATSLETKQMWVKRLREVIQETYFSGTSFSLLKSPAKVGAKQLGQRLSKDIDDTLNDNDQDGSSLASFGSGNTTDSEKGGLSEVTWVIADYTANPGTSELTVTKGAQVEIIDMNCSGAPEFCLVRLPINSTDSQEGLVPVSVLKPLPSSHSKLNNKQRDADALGEVPQENDCILPNQHTSPVNKRKGFSGKKWLPTQFRKLSHGKSDKLPPVDKPLIGKKGSDKKAKEKPLEEPSTTTPQNELENEEEPTIELPPPMKPIQDSSTTLSGTPASNLASVEDQSCTSDKLTKAMSLKSLEEPAAAVNQTADVAEIERIVKEKVQNFKYLENDSTTGSTEPGSCSIGDIGSGVVGSSSIPLEVGVPSVSNGGIGSSGTSVLMKPVMSPQISENEATDDNLTDEQGIEDILRKRMFALRELVATEEAYVNDLSQIVNGYIAEIRNPASLVLIPEDLKGGKERMVFGNIEAIYEWHRDHFLKSLQKCLQNPHELGLLIKRSERKLHMYVVYCQNKPVSEHIVQEHMSYFDELRLKLKYKLCLGDMLIKPVQRIMKYELLLKDILKHTQRAGLTEEISGLQDAMHIMRVVPKAANDMMDVGRLQKFEGKITAQGKLILHGPLYCVEGASSSDKNSYNTQKPKELHVFLFEQNIIFAEIVGKKTQFTSPSYIYKAHIQVNKMKMENLSDQTNGNRFSLCSSDPHRLNISFICTAPTIELHNEWLNTIHNILQTQNDFLRAIQSPIAYQKELTKDS